In one window of Microbacterium dextranolyticum DNA:
- a CDS encoding energy-coupling factor transporter transmembrane component T family protein has product MTTTTVDPYTRAVPEGRFLFGLNPLAKLAAPLPAMALLVFARDLATPLAFIALAYVVLLAGARLTGRLALLMLVALPVGALVLGLGMAVWTDASRVDTSVTVVQLGGWTLYGGAVLIGLATGVRLAAIIALALIAGLTTNGPDLVRASVQQLRVPYRIGYTALAAFRFVPRFGHELEIIRQAHRVRGAHGGRGPFAAVARWWGYVVPLLAGAIRHAERVALAMDARAFGAHPDRTERHLVPWRARDTVFVALFWAASAGILIALFPWAL; this is encoded by the coding sequence GTGACCACGACCACCGTCGACCCGTACACGCGGGCCGTGCCCGAGGGGCGGTTCCTCTTCGGGCTCAACCCCCTCGCGAAGCTCGCCGCACCGCTGCCTGCGATGGCACTGCTCGTCTTCGCCCGCGACCTCGCGACGCCGCTCGCGTTCATCGCGCTCGCCTACGTCGTGCTGCTCGCCGGAGCCCGGCTGACCGGCCGACTCGCCCTGCTGATGCTCGTCGCGCTGCCCGTCGGGGCGCTGGTCCTCGGGCTCGGCATGGCCGTCTGGACGGATGCCTCGCGCGTCGACACCTCGGTGACCGTCGTGCAGCTCGGCGGCTGGACGCTGTACGGCGGGGCCGTGCTCATCGGACTGGCCACGGGGGTGCGGCTCGCCGCGATCATCGCCCTCGCCCTCATCGCCGGTCTCACGACGAACGGGCCCGACCTCGTACGGGCGAGCGTGCAGCAGCTGCGCGTGCCGTATCGCATCGGGTACACCGCGCTCGCGGCGTTCCGCTTCGTGCCCCGGTTCGGGCACGAGCTGGAGATCATCCGGCAGGCGCACCGGGTGCGCGGGGCGCACGGCGGGCGCGGACCGTTCGCCGCGGTCGCGCGATGGTGGGGCTACGTCGTGCCGCTCTTGGCCGGTGCGATCCGACACGCCGAACGCGTCGCGCTGGCGATGGATGCCCGCGCCTTCGGCGCCCACCCCGACCGCACCGAGCGGCATCTCGTGCCCTGGCGTGCGCGTGACACCGTGTTCGTCGCCCTGTTCTGGGCGGCGAGCGCCGGCATCCTCATCGCCCTCTTCCCCTGGGCCCTCTGA
- a CDS encoding ECF transporter S component, which produces MGKVTTAYLLTCAAIGVAGGIVLWGAGWLSTVLTPVAPIAAMVFAGLWLMPATIALRLLQRPLAGILVGVLSGLVVFPFLGAAVWWAFFAEVGFLVVLYRWWTLWQHYAGALVVGLVYPVLAAAAFDLWAMPAWARIAFWAVTVASCLGGTALGILVCDRLRAAGVARLARRRIPA; this is translated from the coding sequence ATGGGCAAGGTCACGACCGCGTACCTCCTGACGTGTGCCGCCATCGGCGTCGCCGGCGGCATCGTCCTGTGGGGCGCCGGATGGCTGTCGACGGTGCTCACACCGGTCGCGCCGATCGCGGCGATGGTGTTCGCCGGCCTCTGGCTCATGCCCGCGACGATCGCCCTCCGCCTGCTGCAGCGCCCTCTCGCGGGCATCCTCGTCGGGGTGCTCTCGGGGCTCGTGGTGTTCCCCTTCCTCGGCGCCGCGGTGTGGTGGGCGTTCTTCGCCGAGGTCGGGTTCCTCGTGGTGCTGTATCGGTGGTGGACGCTCTGGCAGCACTACGCGGGCGCGCTCGTCGTCGGCCTCGTCTACCCCGTGCTCGCCGCGGCGGCGTTCGACCTGTGGGCGATGCCCGCGTGGGCGCGCATCGCGTTCTGGGCGGTCACCGTGGCATCCTGCCTCGGCGGCACCGCCCTGGGCATCCTCGTCTGCGACCGGCTCCGCGCCGCCGGGGTCGCCCGACTGGCGCGCCGCCGCATCCCGGCCTGA
- a CDS encoding siderophore-interacting protein, with the protein MARFSSLVKPAAQELLRLEVLRTERLSPHWMRITLGGGEIARFTPMGYDQWFRLFLPHSGAGGDEGLERIPAKANRIFGYLKYLRIPDGVRPVMRNYTVRAYRAEGPSGGPEIDVDFVLHGSGPSAGPASRWADAAASGESVVIIDEGLGFNPQRGIDRVVLVGDETGAPAIAGVCASLPADATGTVLLEAPSEADALPFDAPAGVDVRWLVRGADAAPGSVALAALDALETPASDAHVFVVGEQSLPTTARRMLVARGVEKDRISFVGYWRIGSASPAPKSERARTEEN; encoded by the coding sequence ATGGCCCGGTTCTCGTCCCTGGTGAAGCCCGCCGCGCAGGAGCTCCTGCGCCTCGAGGTGCTGCGCACGGAGCGCCTCAGCCCGCACTGGATGCGGATCACCCTCGGCGGCGGCGAGATCGCCCGCTTCACGCCGATGGGCTACGACCAGTGGTTCCGCCTCTTCCTGCCGCACAGCGGGGCGGGCGGCGATGAGGGGCTCGAACGCATCCCCGCGAAGGCGAACAGAATCTTCGGCTACCTGAAGTACCTGCGCATCCCCGACGGGGTGCGCCCGGTCATGCGCAACTACACGGTGCGCGCCTACCGTGCCGAAGGGCCGAGCGGCGGTCCCGAGATCGACGTCGACTTCGTGCTGCACGGGTCGGGCCCGTCGGCGGGCCCCGCGTCACGATGGGCGGATGCCGCCGCATCCGGCGAGTCCGTCGTCATCATCGACGAGGGGTTGGGCTTCAACCCGCAGCGCGGCATCGACCGGGTCGTGCTCGTCGGCGACGAGACCGGGGCTCCCGCGATCGCCGGCGTCTGCGCGTCGCTCCCCGCCGACGCGACGGGCACCGTGCTGCTGGAGGCGCCGTCCGAGGCGGACGCCCTGCCGTTCGACGCGCCCGCAGGAGTCGACGTGCGCTGGCTGGTCCGCGGCGCCGACGCCGCCCCGGGCTCGGTCGCGCTCGCCGCTCTCGATGCCCTCGAGACACCGGCATCCGATGCGCACGTGTTCGTCGTCGGCGAGCAGTCCCTGCCGACGACGGCGCGGCGGATGCTCGTCGCGCGCGGCGTCGAGAAAGACCGGATCAGCTTCGTCGGCTACTGGCGGATCGGGTCCGCCTCGCCCGCGCCGAAGTCGGAGCGCGCACGAACAGAGGAGAACTGA
- a CDS encoding ECF transporter S component: MPRNPILTTRTLLVCAAIGVATGIVGGIAGVATPVVLATAPFLYGLVLGAHVLPGIIAQEVLRLPLVAILTHVLAALVSSAFNPAWTMRFIGTALLFGAIQEGVAALTRYRAWGAWRFFISAVAIGALVAVVVFFVAHLGTLAPWAQIAYLALSVAGPVAWTALGLGVGTSLRRAGVARHATRR; the protein is encoded by the coding sequence GTGCCCCGCAATCCGATCCTGACGACCAGGACGCTGCTCGTCTGCGCCGCGATCGGCGTCGCGACCGGCATCGTCGGAGGGATCGCCGGCGTCGCCACGCCGGTCGTCCTGGCCACCGCGCCGTTCCTCTACGGCCTCGTGCTCGGGGCGCACGTGCTGCCCGGCATCATCGCGCAGGAAGTGCTGCGGCTGCCGCTGGTCGCGATCCTGACGCACGTGCTCGCCGCGCTCGTCTCGAGCGCCTTCAACCCGGCGTGGACGATGCGCTTCATCGGCACCGCCCTGCTGTTCGGCGCCATTCAAGAGGGCGTCGCGGCGCTCACCCGCTACCGCGCCTGGGGCGCGTGGCGGTTCTTCATCTCCGCCGTCGCCATCGGCGCCCTCGTGGCGGTCGTCGTCTTCTTCGTCGCGCACCTCGGCACCCTCGCCCCGTGGGCCCAGATCGCCTACCTCGCCCTCTCGGTCGCGGGCCCCGTCGCCTGGACCGCCCTCGGCCTCGGCGTGGGAACCTCGCTCCGACGGGCCGGCGTCGCCCGCCACGCCACCCGCCGCTGA
- a CDS encoding ABC transporter ATP-binding protein, translating to MTSAVSDTASAAPVGAPSTPLLRVRGLGVRYEGSEVATPASVDLVVAPGEVVLVLGPSGAGKSTLALALNGLIPHAVPATLTGGVEVAGLSTATTPVSVLSTQVGMVFQDPDAQLVTGTLLDEVAFGPENLRLPVDEVLARAEDALRRVGLWERRHENPDRLSGGGRQRLAIACALAMGSPLLVLDEPTANLDPQGIEEVYDALGDLVAAGDRAIVLVEHNLDAATRITDRVVVLDRTGRTVADGPIDEVLRGRAEELHELGVWLPTSTMAALRLRAAGWSLDPLPLDPDELRTALEAAADPRLARDVGQAAGAGGIGAADAPAPPARDDQTARDAAAAPASQGATARSADAPASATALTDSKARAAAAAPGPAAPFSAPGLAAGSATHPTLGQDATPAPLIRVRDLRTRRGRTEILHGIDLDVAAGEFVAIVGANGAGKTTLLQSIAGVVRVPRRQVRLGDVDVATADRRTLSRRIGFVFQNPEHQFIAPTVFDELAHGLRQQRLSEPEVRDRVDDVLRRFGLEDKAQTHPFLLSGGQKRRLSVGTALVAGAPVLALDEPTFGQDRARADELMSLLRELGDSGTTILVVTHDMQLVTEHADRTIIVGEGRVLADGATPDVFADDELLRASGLRQPPLRRALAGLQRHPALSRVTRLADLDELRTRDALTDRVELRRIPRTPHDSGDSLRSTRDAAEFVADAGANAAQDAQAHDAQDAGAQTTAHTRAEGAP from the coding sequence GTGACCTCTGCCGTCTCCGACACGGCGTCCGCGGCCCCCGTGGGAGCGCCGTCGACGCCCCTCCTGCGCGTGCGCGGGCTGGGCGTGCGGTACGAGGGCAGTGAGGTGGCGACACCGGCATCCGTCGATCTCGTCGTCGCGCCGGGGGAAGTCGTCCTCGTGCTCGGACCGAGCGGGGCCGGCAAGTCGACGCTCGCGCTCGCGCTGAACGGGCTGATCCCGCATGCCGTCCCCGCGACGCTCACCGGCGGCGTCGAGGTTGCGGGGCTGTCCACCGCGACGACCCCGGTCTCGGTGCTGAGCACGCAGGTCGGCATGGTGTTCCAGGATCCCGACGCGCAGCTCGTGACGGGCACCTTGCTCGACGAGGTCGCCTTCGGGCCCGAGAATCTGCGCCTGCCCGTCGACGAGGTGCTCGCCCGCGCCGAGGATGCCCTGCGACGGGTCGGCCTGTGGGAGCGACGGCACGAAAACCCCGATCGGCTGAGCGGCGGCGGCCGGCAGCGACTCGCGATCGCCTGCGCCCTCGCGATGGGATCGCCGCTGCTCGTCCTGGACGAGCCGACCGCGAACCTCGATCCGCAGGGCATCGAGGAGGTCTACGACGCACTCGGCGATCTCGTCGCCGCCGGCGATCGCGCGATCGTCCTCGTCGAGCACAATCTCGATGCCGCGACGCGCATCACCGACCGCGTCGTCGTACTCGACCGCACCGGACGCACGGTCGCGGACGGTCCGATCGACGAGGTGCTGCGCGGCCGCGCCGAAGAGCTGCACGAGCTCGGCGTGTGGCTGCCGACCTCGACGATGGCTGCCCTGCGCCTACGCGCGGCCGGCTGGTCGCTCGACCCGCTGCCGCTCGACCCGGACGAACTGCGGACCGCGCTCGAGGCGGCTGCGGACCCGCGGCTCGCCCGCGACGTGGGCCAAGCGGCCGGCGCCGGAGGCATCGGGGCGGCGGATGCTCCGGCCCCACCCGCGCGTGACGACCAGACCGCACGGGATGCCGCGGCAGCGCCGGCCTCGCAGGGCGCGACCGCACGATCCGCGGATGCCCCCGCGTCGGCTACCGCACTCACCGATTCGAAGGCGCGAGCTGCCGCCGCCGCACCCGGGCCGGCCGCCCCCTTCTCCGCCCCCGGACTGGCCGCAGGATCAGCGACTCACCCGACGCTCGGGCAGGATGCCACGCCCGCACCGCTCATCCGAGTCCGCGATCTGCGCACGCGGCGCGGCCGCACCGAGATCCTGCACGGCATCGACCTCGACGTCGCGGCGGGCGAGTTCGTCGCCATCGTCGGCGCCAACGGGGCGGGAAAGACGACCCTGCTGCAGTCGATCGCCGGCGTCGTGCGCGTCCCGCGCCGGCAGGTCCGACTCGGTGACGTCGACGTCGCGACGGCCGACCGCCGCACGCTGTCGCGGCGGATCGGCTTCGTGTTCCAGAACCCGGAGCATCAGTTCATCGCCCCCACGGTCTTCGACGAGCTCGCCCACGGGCTGCGCCAGCAGCGCCTGTCGGAGCCCGAGGTCCGAGACCGCGTCGACGACGTCCTACGCCGGTTCGGACTCGAGGACAAGGCGCAGACGCATCCGTTCCTGCTCTCGGGCGGGCAGAAACGCCGGCTCTCGGTCGGGACGGCGCTCGTCGCGGGCGCCCCTGTGCTCGCACTCGACGAGCCGACGTTCGGTCAGGATCGCGCCCGCGCGGACGAGCTGATGAGCCTGCTGCGCGAGCTCGGCGACAGCGGCACCACGATCCTCGTCGTGACCCACGACATGCAGCTGGTCACCGAGCACGCCGATCGCACGATCATCGTCGGCGAGGGACGCGTGCTCGCCGACGGTGCGACCCCGGACGTCTTCGCCGACGACGAGCTGCTGCGCGCGTCGGGGCTGCGCCAGCCGCCGCTGCGACGGGCGCTGGCGGGCCTGCAGCGGCATCCGGCACTCTCGCGCGTCACGCGCCTCGCGGACCTCGACGAACTCCGCACCCGTGACGCACTCACCGACCGCGTCGAACTCCGCAGGATTCCACGAACTCCGCACGATTCCGGCGATTCCCTGCGGAGTACCCGCGATGCTGCGGAGTTCGTGGCGGATGCCGGAGCGAACGCCGCGCAGGATGCCCAGGCGCACGACGCGCAGGATGCCGGGGCGCAGACCACGGCGCACACCCGCGCGGAGGGCGCCCCGTGA
- a CDS encoding M15 family metallopeptidase: MPQPEQPMTRRDARRDPATRDTTHAAGGRRRPPGGARWGILAVAALLVVGVTATVATALASGGQPDAVGDMSESAVSASADAVALPAGASAAAADSIPAPAQTSVARASCDAPAVVTALASGGDADVIAAFGGGEAFRAAVVSGAAPCVSLSDARHLWVVVDKKRPLDPVDFEPATVVAPADMQRTVDGRLVPDAANALTALVAAAAKEGAGAIGLNSAYRSFASQTRTYNGYVDSMGRDQADQQSARPGYSEHQTGLATDVAACDNGCGAIESFGGTAQGAWTAANAWRFGFIVRYEPGQTAITGYEAEAWHLRYIGPDLAKAYHDGGYHTLEEFFGLPAAPGY; this comes from the coding sequence GTGCCGCAGCCCGAGCAGCCGATGACCCGACGTGATGCGCGCCGCGATCCCGCGACGCGCGACACCACGCACGCGGCCGGAGGGCGCCGGCGTCCACCCGGTGGCGCCCGGTGGGGGATCCTCGCGGTTGCCGCACTGCTCGTCGTCGGCGTGACGGCGACCGTCGCCACGGCGCTGGCCTCCGGCGGGCAGCCCGATGCGGTGGGCGACATGTCGGAGTCGGCGGTGTCCGCGTCCGCCGATGCGGTGGCGCTCCCGGCGGGGGCGAGTGCCGCCGCTGCCGACAGCATCCCCGCCCCGGCGCAGACCTCGGTCGCCCGGGCATCCTGCGACGCGCCCGCCGTCGTCACCGCCCTCGCGAGCGGCGGCGACGCCGATGTGATCGCGGCGTTCGGAGGGGGCGAAGCCTTCCGCGCCGCTGTCGTGAGCGGTGCGGCGCCGTGCGTCAGCCTGTCGGACGCGCGGCATCTGTGGGTCGTGGTCGACAAGAAGCGCCCGCTCGATCCGGTCGATTTCGAACCCGCCACGGTGGTCGCCCCCGCCGACATGCAGCGCACCGTCGACGGGCGCCTCGTGCCGGATGCCGCGAACGCCCTCACCGCGCTCGTCGCGGCGGCGGCGAAGGAGGGCGCCGGCGCCATCGGCCTCAACAGCGCGTATCGGTCGTTCGCGTCGCAGACCCGCACCTACAACGGCTACGTCGACTCGATGGGTCGCGACCAGGCCGACCAGCAGAGCGCGCGCCCCGGCTACAGCGAGCATCAGACGGGGCTCGCGACCGATGTCGCCGCGTGCGACAACGGGTGCGGCGCGATCGAGTCGTTCGGGGGCACCGCGCAAGGCGCGTGGACCGCCGCCAACGCGTGGCGCTTCGGCTTCATCGTGCGCTACGAGCCGGGCCAGACCGCGATCACGGGCTACGAGGCCGAGGCCTGGCACCTGCGCTACATCGGTCCGGATCTGGCCAAGGCTTACCACGACGGTGGCTACCACACGCTCGAAGAGTTCTTCGGGCTGCCCGCGGCGCCCGGATACTGA
- a CDS encoding acyl-CoA dehydrogenase family protein, whose amino-acid sequence MERDIYDEDHEAFRDVVKEFLKRYATEEKRKAWEAAGEIDRATMRAAGDAGIIGLSVPEEFGGAGMLQDYRFRAIVLEEVIKAGQGSLAGAFGIQDDLAVPYIVHMGTQEQKEKWLPGMATGEILGALAMTEPGAGSDLRGITTTAKKVDGGYLVNGAKTFISSGKTADMVVTFVKTGEGNRPDAFSLLILEDGMEGFEHGKKLEKMGFHGWDTAELSFTDVFVPEENLIGGKEGLGFIQLMMNLPLERLSIGVAAAAAGEAAFDWTRDYVISREAFGERIADFQNTRFRLADMATTVDVMWAYIDRAMELYAEKKLTAEEAAKVKFWATDREAELLDVGVQLHGGYGYITEYPIARAYLDARVHRIYGGTNEIMRDIVSRQIVGKR is encoded by the coding sequence ATGGAGCGCGACATCTACGACGAAGACCACGAGGCGTTCCGCGACGTCGTCAAGGAGTTCCTGAAGCGCTACGCCACCGAAGAGAAGCGCAAGGCGTGGGAAGCCGCCGGCGAGATCGACCGCGCCACCATGCGCGCGGCGGGCGATGCCGGGATCATCGGCCTGAGCGTTCCCGAAGAGTTCGGCGGCGCCGGAATGCTGCAGGACTACCGCTTCCGCGCGATCGTGCTCGAAGAGGTCATCAAGGCCGGCCAGGGCTCGCTCGCCGGCGCCTTCGGCATTCAGGACGACCTCGCCGTTCCCTACATCGTGCACATGGGCACGCAGGAGCAGAAAGAGAAGTGGCTGCCGGGCATGGCGACCGGCGAGATCCTCGGTGCCCTGGCGATGACCGAACCCGGCGCCGGTTCGGACCTCCGCGGTATCACCACCACGGCGAAGAAGGTCGACGGCGGCTACCTCGTCAACGGTGCGAAGACGTTCATCTCGTCGGGAAAGACCGCCGACATGGTGGTCACCTTCGTCAAGACGGGCGAGGGCAACCGACCGGATGCCTTCAGCCTGCTGATCCTCGAAGACGGCATGGAGGGCTTCGAGCACGGCAAGAAGCTCGAGAAGATGGGCTTCCACGGCTGGGACACCGCCGAGCTCTCGTTCACCGACGTCTTCGTTCCCGAAGAGAACCTCATCGGCGGCAAAGAAGGCCTCGGCTTCATCCAGCTCATGATGAACCTGCCCCTCGAGCGCCTGTCGATCGGTGTCGCCGCAGCGGCGGCCGGCGAGGCCGCATTCGACTGGACGCGCGACTACGTCATCAGCCGCGAGGCCTTCGGTGAGCGCATCGCCGACTTCCAGAACACCCGCTTCCGCCTCGCCGACATGGCGACGACGGTCGACGTGATGTGGGCCTACATCGACCGCGCGATGGAGCTCTACGCCGAGAAGAAGCTCACCGCCGAAGAGGCCGCCAAGGTCAAGTTCTGGGCGACCGACCGCGAGGCCGAACTGCTCGACGTGGGCGTGCAGCTGCACGGCGGCTACGGCTACATCACCGAGTACCCGATCGCCCGCGCCTACCTCGACGCGCGCGTGCACCGCATCTACGGCGGTACGAACGAGATCATGCGCGACATCGTGTCGCGCCAGATCGTCGGCAAGCGCTGA
- a CDS encoding ABC transporter permease, with amino-acid sequence MSTLALAAVHTKYNLVETARIPIAVIGSIVFPTLAFCMFVLPQSTVTGDPGYATAAVCSIVVFAFMASGLFSIGLDLAEQRSKPWAPYLRTLPGSPAARMIGLIAATLVIALVAMIPLLVIGGLFTAARPGVLPLVSAIVLVVLTAIPSMLIGVIIGTAFGPKAAIAVTQVMMFLLAFGGGLFLPPLMFPDWLDAASRALPVRQAREIVIAAATGEQIPLWAIGGIVGWTVVLAVAAVWLARRDEGRRYR; translated from the coding sequence ATGTCCACTCTCGCCCTCGCCGCCGTGCACACGAAGTACAACCTCGTCGAGACGGCCCGCATCCCCATCGCCGTCATCGGCTCGATCGTCTTTCCGACGCTCGCGTTCTGCATGTTCGTGCTGCCGCAGAGCACCGTCACCGGCGACCCGGGGTATGCGACCGCGGCCGTGTGCTCGATAGTGGTGTTCGCTTTCATGGCATCCGGTCTCTTCTCGATCGGGCTCGACCTCGCCGAGCAGCGCTCGAAGCCGTGGGCGCCCTACCTGCGGACGCTTCCCGGCTCTCCGGCGGCGCGGATGATCGGGCTGATCGCCGCGACGCTCGTCATCGCCCTCGTCGCGATGATCCCGCTGCTGGTCATCGGCGGCCTCTTCACGGCCGCCCGCCCGGGCGTGCTGCCGCTCGTGTCGGCGATCGTGCTCGTCGTGCTCACCGCCATCCCCTCGATGCTGATCGGCGTGATCATCGGCACCGCGTTCGGCCCCAAGGCGGCCATCGCCGTCACCCAGGTGATGATGTTCCTGCTGGCGTTCGGCGGGGGGCTGTTCCTGCCCCCGCTCATGTTTCCCGACTGGCTCGACGCCGCCTCGCGCGCCCTTCCGGTCCGTCAGGCGCGCGAGATCGTCATCGCCGCCGCGACCGGCGAGCAGATCCCGCTGTGGGCGATCGGCGGGATCGTCGGCTGGACCGTCGTGCTCGCCGTCGCCGCGGTGTGGTTGGCGCGCCGGGACGAGGGTCGCCGCTACCGTTGA
- a CDS encoding Rv2578c family radical SAM protein: protein MRWNGQRVDESDAAALPGLETMSGLVRSVTTPDFAGMTFHEVAAKSALNHVPSGSAMPFDWTVNPYRGCSHACSYCFARNTHTYLDLDAGRDFDEQIVVKVNVAEVLRRELAAPGWSREPVALGTNTDPYQRAEGRYRLMPEIIDALASSGTPFSVLTKGTLLRRDLPLLAEAKRVVPVHLAMSIAMPDERVRQTLEAGAPTFSARLETVRAARAVGFAVTVFLMPIVPHLTDGVDVLDDALARIAAAGATRVVYGALHLRPGAREWFWGWLEREHPELVPAYRGLYPGASVYAPAGYRAMLADRVRPLLRRHRLAGGAEEDVENRPPRGARPGPVRATRRAAATATAPAMLF, encoded by the coding sequence ATGCGGTGGAACGGACAACGGGTCGATGAGTCGGATGCCGCCGCGCTCCCCGGTCTCGAGACGATGAGCGGTCTGGTGCGCAGCGTCACGACCCCGGACTTCGCCGGTATGACGTTCCACGAGGTCGCCGCGAAGTCGGCGCTGAACCACGTGCCGTCGGGGTCGGCGATGCCGTTCGACTGGACGGTGAACCCGTACCGCGGCTGCAGTCACGCATGTTCGTACTGCTTTGCGCGGAACACCCACACCTACCTCGATCTCGACGCGGGGCGCGATTTCGACGAGCAGATCGTCGTCAAGGTCAACGTCGCCGAGGTGCTGCGCCGCGAGCTCGCCGCGCCGGGATGGAGTCGTGAACCGGTCGCGCTCGGCACGAACACCGACCCGTATCAGCGCGCCGAGGGCCGGTACCGCCTCATGCCCGAGATCATCGACGCCTTGGCGTCGAGCGGCACACCGTTCTCCGTGCTCACCAAAGGCACCCTGCTGCGCCGCGACCTGCCGCTTCTCGCCGAGGCGAAGCGCGTCGTGCCGGTCCACCTCGCGATGTCGATCGCGATGCCCGACGAGCGGGTGCGGCAGACCCTCGAGGCGGGAGCGCCGACGTTCTCCGCGCGGCTCGAGACGGTCCGCGCGGCACGGGCGGTGGGATTCGCCGTGACGGTGTTCCTCATGCCGATCGTGCCGCACCTGACCGACGGGGTCGACGTGCTCGACGACGCACTGGCCCGCATCGCCGCGGCGGGGGCGACGCGGGTCGTCTACGGCGCTCTGCACCTGCGACCCGGCGCGCGGGAGTGGTTCTGGGGATGGCTGGAGCGAGAGCACCCGGAACTCGTGCCCGCCTACCGCGGGCTCTACCCGGGGGCATCCGTCTACGCGCCCGCCGGCTACCGGGCGATGCTGGCCGACCGGGTGCGCCCGCTGCTGCGCCGGCACCGGCTCGCCGGCGGCGCGGAAGAGGATGTCGAGAACCGGCCCCCGCGCGGTGCCCGACCGGGCCCGGTGCGCGCGACCCGGCGCGCGGCGGCGACGGCAACGGCGCCCGCCATGCTGTTCTGA